A region from the Halichondria panicea chromosome 11, odHalPani1.1, whole genome shotgun sequence genome encodes:
- the LOC135344044 gene encoding deleted in malignant brain tumors 1 protein-like isoform X2 — protein sequence MKVLSTLLLSIVTIVSTQQHQECLNGQLQQTISNILEYCYHGEWRWICLQDSQWNHERTIFVCTQLGYSGSVRANGPCGTTQRKVVTLTNCSEPGQHLTECMVTASDNCITCSYLSSTCFPALCTDGEIRLVDGSTDREGRVEVCANRRWRTVCTGSQELAGAFCSQMGYIFEASAVALLPKTFPPGAFPEYRLDCTQLSNRTWHCSPVEEQCDSFVELGVVCKNYEDLYNDCSRNCTTSILPVTTKQSPTNKQVTIPTDDASFDNSTTIIAGIGVLVVLLLVVSVGWIVSCVILLRRGQTVHKQHVDAGTISTRSNQNYTQQDINTQLYAEATPPDTTYSRLNRGDKQTEEIATYDYADPNQIRVECSQATNPPPVSGEAIMREEEFYIAEDHTYAAVNKKPKKKKKPKNAESDGEGESEATPPFVSTLAEV from the exons ATGAAAGTTTTGAGCACACTACTGCTATCTATCGTCACTATTGTTTCAACTCAACAACACCAAG AATGTTTGAATGGACAACTTCAACAGACTATTTCTAATATCCTGGAgtactgttaccatggagaatGGAGATGGATCTGTCTCCAAGACAGTCAATGGAACCACGAGAGGACAATATTTGTATGCACACAACTGGGTTACAGTGGATCTG taagagcAAATGGACCGTGTGGGACTACTCAAAGAAAAGTTGTCACACTGACTAACTGCAGTGAACCAGGACAGCATCTCACAGAATGCATGGTCACGGCCAGTGACAACTGCATTACCTGTTCTTATTTGTCTTCAACATGTTTCCCAG CTCTCTGCACTGATGGAGAGATAAGACTGGTGGATGGATCCACTGAcagagagggacgagtggaggtgtgtgctAACAGACGATGGAGGACAGTTTGCACTGGCAGTCAAGAACTGGCAGGAGCCTTTTGTTCACAAATGGGATACATTTTTGAAG CAAGTGCCGTCGCACTACTACCAAAAACATTTCCTCCTGGAGCATTCCCAGAGTACAGACTAGACTGCACACAACTAAGCAATAGAACGTGGCACTGTAGTCCAGTTGAAGAACAATGTGACAGCTTTGTGGAGCTTGGAGTTGTTTGTAAGAACTATGAAGATCTATACAATGATTGTTCAAGGAACTGTACAACGTCAATATTGCCAGTAACTACTAAACAGTCACCTACTAACAAGCAAG TAACCATTCCTACTGATGACGCGAGTTTTGACAATTCCACCACCATCATTGCTGGCATTGGTGTACTGGTGGTTCTATTACTAGTTGTATCAGTTGGTTGGatagtgtcctgtgttatTCTACTCAGGAGAGGACAGACTGTGCACAAACAACA TGTTGATGCAGGTACTATCTCAACAAGGAGCAATCAGAACTACACACAACAGGACATCAACACACAGCTCTACGCTGAGGCCACTCCTCCTGATACAACCTACAGTAGGCTGAACAGAGGGGATAAACAGACGGAGGAAATTGCTACCTACGATTACGCTGATCCCAACCAGATAAGAGTAGAGTGTTCCCAAGCAACcaacccaccaccagtgagtGGTGAAGCTATCATGAGAGAAGAGGAGTTCTACATTGCTGAGGATCACACGTACGCAGCTGTCAATAAGAAACCcaagaagaaaaagaagccGAAGAATGCAGAATCTGatggagagggagagagtgaAGCCACGCCTCCATTTGTCAGCACCCTGGCTGAAGTGTAG
- the LOC135344044 gene encoding uncharacterized protein LOC135344044 isoform X1 encodes MQVSNFILLLTVVTTVTAQPECLDGQIRLPEVTDTLLEYCHHEEWRWICHDESQWNIERSVATCAQLGYSDQFGLATRNSQNGSRRVVTLSDCNGPRLTECMVTPNDSCNSLVHLLCSKVTCAAGRETRLVNGSTDREGRVEVCVVGPASRWRTVCTGSQELARAVCLRIGIESLVLEGSTVAVTNSFPPGAFPEHSLECKPASNGDLRCSPVKGCDSFVELEVICKNYEDLRNECSRTSTLPTLSTRAHANTLLPNTTSGPIKSDFDNSTTIIIVDNSTTFIAVIGVLVALLLAVSLGWIVSCVILLRGGQTVHKQHVDAGTISTSNQSYTQQDINTQLYAEATPPDTTATYSRLKRSDKQTEEIATYDYADPNQIRVELSQATNPPPVSGEAIVREEEFYIAEDHTYAAVNKKAKKKKKPKNAESDGEGESEAPPPFVSTLAEV; translated from the exons ATGCAAGTCTCAAATTTCATTCTGCTATTAACTGTTGTCACCACTGTCACAGCACAACCAG AATGTTTAGACGGACAAATTCGTCTTCCTGAAGTAACAGACACACTTCTTGAGTACTGTCACCATGAAGAATGGAGATGGATCTGTCATGATGAAAGTCAGTGGAATATCGAGAGATCAGTAGCTACCTGTGCACAATTGGGATATTCGGATCAATTTG GACTAGCAACCAGGAATTCTCAGAATGGTTCAAGAAGAGTAGTCACTCTGAGTGACTGCAATGGACCAAGACTAACAGAGTGTATGGTGACACCCAATGACAGCTGCAACTCTCTTGTGCATCTATTATGTTCCAAGG TTACCTGTGCTGCTGGTAGAGAGACAAGACTGGTGAATGGATCCACTGAcagagagggacgagtggaggtgtgtgtggttggtCCTGCCAGTCGATGGAGGACAGTTTGTACTGGCAGTCAAGAACTGGCAAGAGCTGTTTGTTTACGAATAGGAATTGAAAGTTTAGTGTTAGAAG gaaGCACTGTGGCAGTAACTAACTCATTTCCTCCTGGAGCATTTCCAGAGCACAGCCTGGAGTGCAAGCCGGCATCAAATGGAGATTTGCGCTGTAGCCCAGTTAAAGGATGTGACAGCTTTGTGGAGCTTGAAGTTATTTGTAAGAACTACGAAGATCTACGCAATGAATGTTCTAGGACTAGTACACTGCCTACATTGTCAACTAGAGCACATGCAAATACACTGTTGCCTAATACAACAAGTGGCCCTATCAAATCAGACTTTGACAATTCAACCACCATCATCATTGTTGATAATTCCACCACCTTCATTGCTGTCATTGGTGTACTGGTGGCTCTGTTACTAGCTGTATCACTTGGTTGGatagtgtcctgtgttatTCTACTCAGGGGAGGACAGACTGTGCACAAACAACA TGTTGATGCAGGTACTATCTCAACAAGCAATCAGAGCTACACACAACAGGACATCAACACACAGCTCTACGCTGAGGCCACCCCACCTGATACTACTGCAACCTACAGTAGACTGAAGAGAAGTGATAAACAGACGGAGGAAATTGCTACCTACGATTATGCTGATCCCAACCAAATAAGAGTAGAGCTTTCCCAAGCAACcaacccaccaccagtgagtGGTGAAGCTATCGTGAGAGAAGAGGAGTTCTACATTGCTGAGGATCACACATACGCAGCTGTCAATAAGAAAGCCAAGAAAAAAAAGAAGCCGAAGAATGCAGAATCTGATGGAGAAGGAGAGAGTGAAGCCCCGCCTCCTTTTGTCAGCACCCTGGCTGAAGTGTAG
- the LOC135344047 gene encoding deleted in malignant brain tumors 1 protein-like: protein MQVTSLLLLVTTAIVTAQSLECFNGQLRESNATFVEYCYDGEWRQICSRNSQWDTNMSVAACTELGYSESEIITIRTVCLDENPLKVFILSDCKEPGLTNCTVKSSDICTTPCSVGSLRICNTANCTDGEIRLVGGPTNREGRVEVCVGGRRWRTICTGSQKLAGAICSQMGYIFEGSAVAVTNTFPHGAFPEYRLNCTQLSNTWHCSLVEQQCDSFVELGVVCRSNEDIYNECSICNTLSPLCTNMGETNLLTTLGTTDNERGTTRAGNSTTFIGIGVLVALLLAVSVGWIVSCVILLRRGHIVHKQHVDAGTISTRSNQSYTQQDINTQLYAEATPPDTTYSRLNRSDKQTKESATYDYADPKQIRVELSQATNPPPVSSEAIVREEEFYIAEDHTYAAVNKKAKKKKKPKNAESDREGEEEVPPPFVSTMAEV from the exons ATGcaagtcacaagcttattgcTGTTGGTTACTACTGCTATTGTTACAGCTCAGTCATTAG AATGCTTCAATGGACAACTTCGTGAATCTAATGCAACATTTGTTGAGTACTGTTATGATGGAGAATGGAGACAAATCTGTTCCAGAAACAGTCAGTGGGATACTAATATGTCTGTGGCTGCCTGTACAGAACTGGGCTACAGTGAATCTG AGATAATTACAATTAGAACAGTGTGTCTAGATGAAAATCCTCTAAAAGTGTTCATTCTGAGTGACTGCAAAGAACCAGGGCTAACCAATTGCACAGTGAAATCTAGTGACATTTGTACTACCCCATGCTCTGTTGGGAGTTTACGAATATGCAACACAG CTAACTGCACTGATGGAGAGATACGACTGGTGGGTGGACCCACTAAcagagagggacgagtggaggtgtgtgtgggtggcagGCGATGGAGGACAATTTGCACTGGCAGTCAAAAACTGGCAGGAGCCATTTGTTCACAAATGGGATACATATTTGAAG GAAGCGCTGTGGCAGTAACTAACACATTTCCTCATGGGGCATTTCCAGAGTACAGACTAAACTGTACACAACTAAGCAATACATGGCACTGTAGTCTAGTTGAACAACAATGTGACAGCTTTGTGGAGCTTGGAGTTGTTTGTAGGAGCAATGAAGATATATACAATGAATGTTCAATTTGCAACACACTATCTCCACTGTGTACTAATATGGGAGAAACAAATTTGCTTACCACATTAGGCACCACCGATAATGAAAGAGGCACTACACGTGCTGGAAATTCCACCACCTTTATTGGCATTGGTGTACTGGTGGCTCTGTTACTAGCTGTATCAGTTGGTTGGatagtgtcctgtgttatTCTACTCAGAAGAGGACACATTGTGCACAAACAACA TGTTGATGCAGGTACTATCTCAACAAGGAGCAATCAGAGCTACACACAACAGGACATCAACACACAGCTCTACGCTGAGGCCACCCCTCCTGATACAACCTACAGTAGACTGAACAGAAGTGATAAACAGACGAAGGAAAGTGCTACCTACGATTACGCTGATCCCAAACAGATAAGAGTAGAGCTTTCCCAAGCAACcaacccaccaccagtgagtAGTGAAGCTATCGTGAGAGAAGAGGAGTTCTACATTGCTGAGGATCACACGTACGCAGCTGTCAATAAGAAAGcaaagaagaaaaagaagccAAAGAATGCAGAATCTGATAGAGAGGGAGAGGAGGAAGTCCCGCCTCCTTTTGTCAGTACCATGGCTGAAGTTTAG